ttcgtcgacaggccgtTTCTTCGACAGGCCAGttcgtcgacaagtcatttcATCGACAGGATCATTTCGTCTACAGGGTCATTTCCTcaacagggtcatttcgtcgacaggatCATTTCGTCTACAAGTAATTTCATcaacagggtcatttcgtcgacagaaTCATATCTATGCCAAGGTTATTTCATCGACATGATCGTTTCATCAACATGATCGTttcatcgacagggtcatttcatcgacaacGTTATTTTTTCGACAGGATCATTTCatcgacaagtcatttcgtcgacagggtcatatCTTTGCCAAGGTTATTacatcgacagggtcatttcgtcgacagggtcatttcatcgataaatcatttcgtcgacaggatTATTTTGTCGACAGCGTCATTTCGTTgacaagtcatttcgtcgatagggtcatttcgtcgacatcGGCAGaatcatttcgtcgacagggtcatttaggcgacaagtcatttcgtcgacaagtcatttcgtcgaTATGGTCATTTCTTCGACAAGCCATTTCGTAGACAGGGTCAGGGTTTCGTCGACATTCCtacaatatttaaagtgctaCTGACCTTACCAAAAATGTTTAGAAGCACAGGCATAACATTGCAAGCGTGTTAGTGTTTGCTCTTTCCAAAATAggttttttctttgaatagtgaatttaataatagtattaattattaaattctgtcTAATACTAtcaaattatactatttttggattatacaattattatttagaataatttaataagaataataatagtagtaaataaatgatgaattaattcattttttaattgcaggatttaaattagtttttgtttaaaagaaaattaacaaaaagtcaagcccaggggtgattgtgagcccaagttaaaattccggaaaatttctcgatttaaaaaaaaaacggtttaaattgaaaaattagaaaaaatttaagcaaggtttttttttttctcaatatttcttagtttacttaaactatatttaaaattttacacatacctataccattttaACATACCTAGGATGACCTGGAGAANcccagataaggcgctagttctaagaaaccaggccttgagctaacaaaccagtattttgttggcgtcagcgggacgttgacgtcacgctgacgcccagataaggcgcttgtcctaagaaaccagaccttaaatattactttttttatgaacaCATTTCTAAAcgtcagtattcaaccacaaaacaacttaaagtcctcaaatttagcatgaagttgtaaaatgtaatgaaacagGCTCATAGCAATAAtaaaagtagaagtaaagttagtactgtaaaattaaaacaatatttttaatcaatgagccaagttcttcaagaaacagttgtagaagtaggttgtttatttaaaactttttatagaacttctttaaaaacacaattgttaatttgggcatttggcgatacaacacttatagaattgaaggatttgtcaCGTCAAGCGCTcatgtatcataattttgatctagttacgcttctatgtcattttgagttatgttgctaagttaactttcaaaaaattctatggctggcaacagcatttttattttttaagttgtttatttttatttcttttagaattcgttatttttttagcgaaatgttttttaacctaacagaattctttgccgactgatatatgaagaaaataaagtaaatatttaagtgtggtgaaaagaatcttatttagctgtacaaagtacttcagccaaaatttgggagccacgtaagagaattatatatattagatcagaaacacatcattaaaaggcagaatgctttggtgcTTTCAAAAcgcaaacaaaacaaagcaaacgttgccaccggcggaaaagaaatacagccaaactttgggagccacgtaagagaattatatataatagactAGGAAGTTCTGCCCCTTTCTCTCTTCGCTCACTAACCTTCTTAATAGCCACTCATACAACttagtttgttttttccttttatcgatattatttttaaagagaaattatataaatattgaaattttatgtatgaaaactttattaatatgtCAATAGTAACAAAATTAGCGATTATTTgcctatgaaaaaaaatcaaccgatcatcaaaaaagtaaatatctaaACGCCGggagtatataaatttttgataaaacaagaagtaattttactagcTAACTATCTAAAAGATTTGTGTTTTTCAGATTAAATTCTTTGTAAACATCACCATTGCTATCATTGTAAAAGTTTGttccttttctttctcttttttttttgacaagattttaaactgtattaatGCGTATTACTCATTGTGGGGGAACattatataagtataattttctttttatcgacAGAAAATTTTTGCAGCTCAAATGGCCTGTTAACGAAAAGAGCTTGTCATTGAAATTACCTATCGACCACATGGTTTTATTATCTCACAGATTCATTATATACCGTCTTTTTTTCCTCCCTACATCAACAATCATTCACAATAGTTATTGCAATTGCTTTTATGATGATAATCTACAATaatgtacataaaaaattaatcttagaaATAAATGCGTTACATATGACTAggaaaaaattgtgttatataCAACTTAGATgtgtaaaatacaattaatatttcGTTTTTGCAACGTGATGTGAATTGAGGAGTACGCAATTTTCGTATAATATGCTTTTTTCCGGCAACTTCAACATACTATTAGATTTTGCATCAGgctaggtttaaaaaatttcatcataaatatactaaattacaATGAAGTGCAAGAGGCATAACGTCTAATGTAAACGTCTTTTCTTAAcattgtcgacgaaatgaccctgtctaagaaatgaccctgtcgacgaaatgaccatGTTGACGATtacttgtcgacgaaatgaccctatCGACGAATTGACTTGTCAACGAAATGACCATGTTGACGATATGACTTGTCGACTAAATGaacctgtcgacgaaatgaccctgtcaaCGAAATGatcctgtcgacgaaatgaccctgttgACGAAATGATCCTGTCGTCAAAATAACCTTGTCGAAGAAATGGTGCGTcgatgaaatgaccctgtcgtCAAAATAaccttgtcgacgaaatgatgCGTCGATAAAACGATCATGTCGATGAAATTACCCTGCCGATGTAATAACCTTGGCAAAGatatgaccctgtcgacgaaatgacttgtcgatGAAACGATCATGTCGACGAAATAACCCTGTCGATATAATAATCTTGGCAAAGatatgaccctgtcgacgaaatgacttgcGGACGAATGAAGTGAATGCGACCCCTGTGGAGCTGTTGATAGCGTCTAGTTACGAAGACGATGTTAGTTTCGTTATGTTGAATAACGAAAAGCGAATTGAATCAGAACTCCGAGTTTCGTGCGAGGATCAGAAGTGAAATAGAACGTTATGCGCCATTTTTGTCCACGAAATGATGCGTcgatgaaatgaccctgtcgatgaaACGATCATGTCGATGAAATTACCCTGTCGATGTAATAACCTTGGCAAAGatatgaccctgtcgacgaaataaCTTGTCGACTAAATAACCCTGTCGACGAATTGACCATATCGGCGAAATGACTTGTCAACGAAAtaaccctgtcgacgaaatgatttgtcgatgaaatgaccctgtcggCGAACGGACCCTGTCGATGAAACGATCGTGTCGATGAAATAACCTTGGCAAAGatatgaccctgtcgacgaaatgactatgtcgatgaaatgaccctATCGACGAATTGACTTGTCAACGAAATGACCATGTTGACGATATGACTTGTCGACTAAATGaacctgtcgacgaaatgatcCTGTCGATGAAACGATCATGTCGATTTAATAACCTTGGCAAAGATATGACCCCGTCGACGAAATGACCATGTTGACGATATGACTTGTCGACTAAATGACCCTGTCGTCAAAATAACCATGTTGACGAAATGATAtgtcgatgaaatgaccctgtcgacatCCCAATGATTTAGTCAGGAGAACTGACTAGTTAGGACcgcttattgttaatttcactttttgtttacttcgccatatctcgagagctTCTTAAgcgaatagaaaattttttacactcaattataaaattaccttatccaaagataattccgagcaaaaattaatttttagtaaatatttacctttctttattactttattttaagtcGGAAAAATTTGAAGTGTAAGGTATATAATCTTTTATGTcactttaaagaatataattttacaaggcaaaatacaaaatttgagatatatcggtcaaatagttcctgagatttcaaataagtagtttttgaaaaataatatactgtATAATCGAAAACTTAGATATTTAAccaggtttttattttttcttctcttttctattttgattacTGTCAGTTGGTTGGAAGtcaaatatacggtatttaaccTTACCACTATTTGTTACATATTTAAGCCTCATGTAAATTATGTCTACAACATAAAGATTCTTAAGTTGTGATAATTTTCAGTAGTAAGTGGTGATTTATCAGTAACagtttaattacataattcattaaattttgctacATAAACTACAAATTAGGTTATTAAGCACCATGAAAATAACAAGAGACAGCTATATCactaaacaatgtaaaaaacttttattacatccATTACAAGAGTAAAATTAGTTAGCAGTTTGAACAAAACCGTGGACAGTTGATATAAACTTTGTGAAAACTCTTTTAAAACGTGTAacaagaataagattttttctgATTCCTGTCTTGTAACGATATGAGTGCCACTGTCTCTAGTTAGATGTTTTTTCggcaaaaacttttataacatgCACTACAggataaggtttctcaccagtatgaacgtGACTGTGTTCAGACAGTGTACTCTCAcatgaaaaagttttgttaGAATAAGGTTTATGATCAATATGAGTGTGACTGTGTCTAGTTAGAAATTTCTTCAgcgaaaaacttttattacacacactacaagaataaggtttctcatcAGAATGAACGCTTTCATGATCTGTCAGATTTCTCTTAAATGAAAaccttttattacatatattacaagAATAAAGTTTCAAGCCAGTATGAGTGAATCTGTGTCGAGTAAGATATTGCTTatttgaaaaactcttattacaaaCATTACAAGAAAAAGGCTTTTCACCAGTATGAGTGCGACTGTGTTCACTTAGATGTTCAGaccttgaaaagtttttattacataCACTACAAGAGTAAGGTTTCTCCCCGGTATGTATGCGATAGTGTATAGTTAGATATCgcttaagtgaaaaatttttattgcacacattacaagaataaggtttttcaccagtatgaatGCGACTGTGCTTTTTTAGATAGGTCTTATCagaaaaacttcttttacaCACAccacaagaataaggtttttcagTAGTATGAGTGCGACTGTGGCTAACTAGATTGTCTGATCttgcaaaacttttattacacacACTACAAAAATGAGGTTTCTCTCCGGTATGAATGCGGAAGTGTAGAGTTAGAtgatgcttaaataaaaaacgtttttcaCACACAtaacaagaataaggtttttcatCATAATGAATGCGAGTGTGCCTAGTCAGATAGGTCTTCTGTGAATAACTCTTATGACatacactacaagaataaggtttctcattAGCATGAACAGTAAGCAATTTACTGTCTTTTACACTCATCATAACTGCCACCCTCTATCAACTTTTGTACCTTACCTTACCTTCTCGCAGACTTTTACATGAACTGTAATTCTTATACCAGGTTAAAATTAGACTTAGGTTAAGgttagatttttagaaaaactgcaatatacATTTTACCAGGTTAAAAGTCTAATGTAGATTTAGTAATTGATGAAAGCAAATATTACTTCACatacataacattaaaatattctgaaagcaGTGTTTAAGTTGTTGGCAATAATTAAGcaacaaaagtatttaagttaTACAATGGAAGAAACGAAAGAAATACACAGAAACgtcatgcaaaaatattatacaacattgtttttatgaatctttaaattaaaaggcCTTTCCACAATTTTTGGAAACTAACGTTAGAAAACGTTTGTGTAGCTGTTGTTTTAACACACACTTATTAACACTGGGCAGTGTATCCAGCTTAGAAGTACaaccctgaaaaaaaaattaatttttatataatgtatagCACAtcttgaaaagtaattttttattgtcagATATCAAAGCAAGCAattcttttcagattttttggaagattttaatatttttcaagtaattgcAGAATTTGTTTTTCCCCAACTTAAGTTTATAATGCTTTTGAttaccactacatataaatttaaaatacagttacaaaAATGTATGATATCATACAATAGAAAGTTTAAAGAtgtcaaaatgcaaacaaaaatattttgtcaaataataacattttggtTATCGTTTTACAACCAACTGAATAAGTAATCCGTGGCTTATTCAGGGGGGAGTGAAAAGAGAGATATGCACCCcatgatttttctcaaaattcaattgcttttttattaaattattattgatattgtaAGCCCCAAAAAGAACTTTTGTTCCCTTACAGGGTTcccactaaataaataaataaattccctGAGTTTTCTAGGCATAtcaggtaaatttcaatgaaaattaagaCCATATTTTCAATAGAACactttgatttctttaaaaatttaatacgaaaaatattagattttctgtgtaaaaaaataatattaaataaggatgggaacatttcagtttgactaaaatgtgaaatttttataacaaataattgtaatagatgtaagaattatttaactgtAATCTCAgtaactgattactgttactgacaattttaagactggttAAATTCCAGGTATGATACAGGAATATTccaggtttttgtaaaaaaaaattgcaactttccctgatatttggaataaaattccctgacaattccaggtttttTTGTTCTCCCTGATGCGTGGGGACCCTGCCTTTTTTTGCGTTTTAAGATGAAACATCATGCCATTTTATTAAGACAGACACCAATTTCAGACCAGGGTGtataaaaatcatcattttttttaaaaaatcaaaaaaatcggatttttttgattttaatcggatttttttgattttaa
The Parasteatoda tepidariorum isolate YZ-2023 chromosome 9, CAS_Ptep_4.0, whole genome shotgun sequence genome window above contains:
- the LOC107446733 gene encoding zinc finger protein 845 encodes the protein MMSVKDSKLLTVHANEKPYSCSVCHKSYSQKTYLTRHTRIHYDEKPYSCYVCEKRFLFKHHLTLHFRIHTGEKPHFCSVCNKSFARSDNLVSHSRTHTTEKPYSCGVCKRSFSDKTYLKKHSRIHTGEKPYSCNVCNKNFSLKRYLTIHYRIHTGEKPYSCSVCNKNFSRSEHLSEHSRTHTGEKPFSCNVCNKSFSNKQYLTRHRFTHTGLKLYSCNICNKRFSFKRNLTDHESVHSDEKPYSCSVCNKSFSLKKFLTRHSHTHIDHKPYSNKTFSCESTLSEHSHVHTGEKPYPVVHVIKVFAEKTSNLLLIYAVNMSLKDNNLLDVHADLKPYSCSICYNTFSDSSHLTEHSLTHTGEKPYSCNVCNKSFSQKKTLTRHCRIHTGEKPYSCSECNKSFTFRSNLTEHSRLHTREKPYSCSVCNESFSFKSLLTEHRLNHPDEKPYSCSVCNKSFTFWNSLIEHTRVHTGEKPYSCNVCNKSFALKKTLTRHSRVHTGEKPYSCNVCNKSFSFRGNLTDHSRLHTGEKPYSCSVCNKSFSYSFLLTEHSRVHTGEKPHRCNVCNKTFSQKQQLTRHNRTHTGEKPYSCNVCTKTFSQKQHLTRHKLTHA